The sequence GTCCTGTTATTCAAGCTTTCAATGAGCCAGTCATTTAGATTTCCCATCGGTGCCCTCTCACTTCTCCCTTGCAAAACACAGACTTGACTGTGCCTGCACTCTCCGTCCTTTTCACACTCAATGTGGTGTGTGAAataaacccccctccccccatccttTTCCCACCGCCTCCCCATCTCATCTTCATAGTATTGGAAGCTCTCCTCTAACAGCTGTCTCCTCCTTCACTGTCCTCCATAGTGGTTTTATCGGTTACACATTTTTTCAAGTGGATTTGACAGaaatttacatttctgtgaTAACACAGTTAAAGTTAAATGCAAGCATTCACCggacataaaaacataaaatacataaagACCATGTTTtagtaaaatgtttaaaaaatagtttatgtaccacttttcattttttgatttttgtgtttatttcaaatCTGTACTATGAATGTACTCTTTTTCAACACGTAGCTCATTTTTTAATTACCCtttgtaaatatattaaaaggTAGGAAATAGCTTTTAACGagtacatcagtaatgtaagaTAAACACAATGCCTTTATttagatgaaaataaatatcaaaaaaacattaatgGCCAAGTTTTCcatatttatttgatatatGTTCCATAATGATTTCtgatataaacacattttttgctCCAAGTGTATCATAAATTAAACCTAAAACGATTAATCTATAAAATATCTTATGATTTTATCATTGTGACAaatctattttcttctttttcaaacaCCAGTGAGTATTTTGGAATTGTTCATTGTGCTCTTCAGATTGCTAGTTGGCAGGAAAGTGGATTGTGTCGCCCACATACTGGTGCACGATTTTGCATCCATTCACACgacacaaacaaaatgaggGAGTCCAAATCTTTCCTACAatgtttatttcctttattaatTTCctaatttgtaattattttcacattttgctgTACATTTACTGCTGATGCCTTAACATTTTCACCTCTGTTCTTTCAggctgtgtgtgagtgcatcCCTCTTGCACTCTTTGATGCCATTACCTGGCTGGGCTACTGCAACAGCACGATGAACCCCATCATCTACCCGCTGTTCATGAGAGACTTCAAGCGAGCTCTGGGGAAGTTGCTGCCCTGCTGCTCCTCTCAGTCCACCAGAAGACCCTCACCAgcgctctctctttctctccgcAACTCAGGGGAGCAGAACCTGGCCAGCAGCCTGTCTCCCCTCGCCTCTGACCCCACCCAACCACCTGCCACCGCCACCGATGCCGTCAACCTGCTGGACGCCGAGCATGCTGGCATTGAGCTGCCTCTGCTTCTGCCTAATCAGGTCGACACTCTGGACTGAATACGGGAATAGAGAATCAAGAAAGGAACTGAGAGGCATAACTTCATAATTTAGTGACAATGAGTGAAATCTTTAGGCTCAAGCAAAGTAACAAAGTAAAATACTTTTAAGATCACAGAAAAATGTCTATGGAGAAACCTTCAGTATTTTCTACCCAAGAATCAAAACCAGTATTTAATTAAACTTCAACTCCACAGAAGGCAGGACTTCACATCGGTTTGGGTGCAAGAGACTAGAGGTAGGCCTTGAAGAAGACACACTACTCACTGAATAGAATTGACGCCTTATAAAAAATCAAACTGCAGAGATAATATCCATAGCAACCAAACCAACAGAgcgaagagaagaaaagagaggtCACCTATTTGGCAGCATCCTCAGCATCCTGCCAAACCTGcagaaattaacttttttttttttttaaatctcacatTCGGTTCACAAGATAATATACGACATCATTCACAGtttgtaataaaacaaaaatcaaattaattttcaaaattctAAATTGATAATAATACAATAgactaaaaacacattttttttgagaaataaaCTGGTTGATTCCAGTTGATGTGAGATGCCTTCTCAGATGCTGATGAGTTACAACAGAGAAGCAGCTGGTCCTGCGACATGCTCTTTACACGTTttgctgtctgtgtctgtgtgttctacAGTCCAGTGTGTATCATCCCAGCTCCATGATATGTGTTCGTTGTCAGGGTTAGCCTGCACCACGCTGTCACATGGGGCAGTGGAGGCCGAAGCTTTGCTTTCACTAGTAGCATCCTCCTCATGAGTAACAGGTGAACTGTTCCTGTCTGTGATCGGACTCCCAGATTCCGAGTCATTTATTGAGTCCAGCAGGTCAGAAATATCAGGGATTTCCCAACCATCACCTATCTCCTCCGTCTTTGCCACGTCCTTCTCATCTCCACTTTCTTCTGTACGAATCTcagcctcttcctctgcttgtttgtgtgtctccatCCCTTGTGGCTTCCTGGGGGTGTAGTCAGAGGTGTCCACTGTTCCCCGGGTAATTGTTATAGGCTGAGGGAGAGCAAAGGACGCTCCTGGGACTTCTCTAGTAGGAACTCCTACCGCCACTAAGATGGTGTCCATCTGACGCATGTAGTCCAAGTGACCGTTCacctggggtgggggtgggggtaaagtGTTAACCTTCATTTCTGTACTTCAATTGTACAAAAGCATTATTTTTTATAGTTCTTCTTTCTATAAAGCAAATTATTCCTTCTCACATTACATGAACATGTATAGTGGGTGTGGTGCGTCTGACatgtcaaatatatttttactgtttgtaAATGTTCAGCTGAGTGAAATAGGAAGTGAGTTAGGAAGGCATTGCTGTGAAGTGAAACAGACCAGCAGGGGccttatttttttcccatcttttaATTCTATTGAGTCAAGCAAATACCTGTTCAAAAATGCTAATAAAGCTCTGTAATAAGAATACATACTACTAAAAACATATGtcttaatgttttattcatggtgTAAGGAAATATTCTTGTTTAAAACCTCTGCCGAGGAGGTTATGTTTCCAaatgtgttcgtatgttgattTATTTCCATGAAATCTGGTAGGAGGTCAGGTCTTCAATCAGAATAGACCCCTCTCCCCTGAGGAGGAGATGCATGCAAGACGTAAACAAGGGGGAATGTGGGGCCCATGATAGGGacgaaggagagggagagggtagTCAGATATGgtggagaagaggaaagtgAACATCCCTGTGCCGGAGATTAACTGTGAGGGAAAGCGAGCCCAAAGTCATTAGAGCTGGACGGTGAGATTTTTATGGATTGGATGGCAAAAGAAAGAGTGTAGGGGTAATTCTGAGGGAAGAGTTGGTTTACAGTGCGATGGAGGTGAAGAGAAAGAGTGAAAGAGCTAAGTGTGTTTGAAGGAGTGGTGGtaaatgtgtgtacatgtgccCTGCAGGTTTGCTGTTACTGAGTCGGATGAGGAtttctggttaaaaaaaaaaagactgcttGATTTGGGAGTATGTATACAGAAAGCAGCTGGTGATTGGAGTGGATTCTAGCTGACATGGTGGAGGGAAAACAGGAGACAAGGAAGTGGTGGGATGGAAAAGAGAAAGGGCAGACAGGGTGGATTTCACAAAGACAATGACTACGGCTGAAGTGACGATTTGTTTAAGTAGAACGAAGAACACGTGATGTGAGAGTGGACAGGTCTCAGAGTGGAAGGACTCACCCACAAGACCTGCACAGCCTATGTTATCTCATCTTATTGGAGACTGGAAGGTGATGGCAGGGGAAAGTGTAGTAAGACAACATTGGAAGGTCATATGtgtaaagaagaggaagaggagacgccAGAGTCAAAGGTCGGCCAGTGGAAACTGAAGACAGTTGAACATCAGGCGTTCAGAAAAGAGATGAGACTGAAGAGGAAGACAAGgacacttggtggtggaatgaagaaGTGCAGCAAAATATAATAGAGAGGTTAGCAAAGAAGAGATGGGATAGTCATCCACCGCTTCACACACCATTTAATGAACAGACTGTAGGACAAAACCTTTGTGGTTGAAAATCAAATGAGCctttgggaattttttttaaattttatacctGCATAATGTGTCAGGTGTTCATAAACTACATGTCTTGATATCTTGGTATCAAACATGTAAAGTAAATCATTATTTGTAActgttaaaaatacacattacacatttctaaatacagtgatcccttgttacttGCACTTAATGcactccaggaaccacacgcgaataacaaattctgcgatatagcaacaaactatttatcttatttacagtaatttaaacatttatgaaccctccccatactgatatcaaaccaccttctatctgtattaccttctcCCCACACTCTTCTAGACTGTTTaatgcatttttgtgtctcactgaagTCTGACACTCacggaatgtagcgcacttccgtatgccgtcagccaatagaataccaCGTGAGTACCtgctaaaaatccgcgatgagataTAGTGTTGATGCGAGAATGTGCACTGTATACTTCTTTCAGAGAGACACATCTCAGATTACACAATCCTCAGTGACTTTAATCGTCATAATCAGAGCAGACAGTTTCTGAACAGCTGCTTCCTTCATCATTCAGTCTGTTATCATTGGACAATTATCAGAAAAATCCAATGTGACGTAACAATCAAATtatcaaaatattgtttttggcTGGACTACATTGACTGAATAATATCAGCACTCTGAGCTGGCTCCtcttcttctacttcctgtgtgtttACTGGGATATTACAAAACAACTTTAAAGGAAAGCACTGCCACTTCAGAGTGACAACATGCTGCTCTCATTTAGTCCAAAATTCATTTATTGCGTATATGTTTCTTATagtaaatctttaaaaaaaaaattttttgtttttacggAACCATTCTTATATTATTTCAAGGTTTCCTGACTGAAAAACCAGAAAATGTTGGTGAGGTGACACCTCCTTTTCTTGAAAAGGTGGaaactttgtttttaataattttctGCTTGTGTGTACATGAAATATAACAATCCAAGAAAAATACTTTGCAGGGTAAATTTAAATATGAGCTTTAACTCACCACTGAGGAAAGATCAACATTGAAAATACGCCGGTCCTGGATGTTGATTGGTTGTAGCCCAGCAACAGAGAGCTGTGCAGCTGAACTTCGGTACAAGAACCCCAGGAGCCAGTCCCCTCTGACAGGTGGAGAGTTCAgagtgttaatttttttatacaacTATTGCTAACTTGAAATTTGCAGTAACTAAACCACAAGGATACCATAACTATCATGACTATGGAGTTATCACTGTAGTCCATGGAATGAAACGACAGTTTACCTGCAGTAGCCATTCACTAGTTTTCCTGCCACGACCCTGATCATCTTCTCCCAGGCCTTTTCAGAGCCATCCACAGGGGCCCCCAGGAGGACGACATCCTCGACTACGCCTTCACTTCCTGGTGAGACACAACAACACAGGACTCAAGTATTTTATCatcacaatataaaaaaataaacaacacaggGTTCTTTAATTCCGGGGTCTTCATTGCACCAGCTCTGTGCTGCCTCACAGGAAGAACGTTTCACCCAGAAAGTCTCACATAGAACATTCTGAAAACCAAACTGTGTTTAACACGTTCACAGTCAAGTCAGTACACAGATGTACGGTTGTGACCCAAATTCAAAATATGTCTTTCTACAAAAAGGTGTTGATACCTTGGTCCTTAGCTAGCTCCTGCAGACAGTAGTAGATAACCCTGGCCCCGAGACTGAAACCGATGAGACTGACAGGACGCTTCCCCTTCAGATTGAGAACAGAAACAagagatgatgatggaggagcTTTCTGTGTTTACAGAGTATAGGCAAATTATTGTCATTGAtccatttaatgtttttttttttaacttgaactTATAGATTCAATAATGTGAACATAGGATATGCAACAAACCCTTTCTGACCAACATTTCATTCAGTATAGTGACACAACGTAGCAAAGCATGCCTTTCAGATACCTGCTGCCTGCTTCGTAAAACCTGTGCCAGATGTTTCCCCACCTCAGCTGAGCGGTTCAGGCAAACACACCAGGGGTTATCAATGACGCTGGCCGCTGCCAGCAAAGATGCCGGCCACGTCAGAGCCGCCACAATGCCTGGACAGTGCAAAGGTGTCAGAGACGTCAATGCAGCACCACACAAGCTTTACTACAATGAAGGAGTATGGCTGGATGAGAAAACAGGATGtcttaacagaaataaaatcatcaccTACGCAAACACACTCGTGTTTCCGGACCCAATGAATAGACCGAGCTTCCCACACGCCCTCTTACCTGAGAGCACTGTGTACTTTAGTGCTTCCTGGGCCATAATGCTGACCAGCCCATCCAGCAGAGACGTCATGGCTGAGCCCAGATCCCTGAGGAATCGGGACTCCCATGCCAAACAATACTGTTCCCCGCACTCTCCCAAGCTGCACCATGGAGCCTGGAATGAACCTGCAGGAGACCAGATGAGTTTTAGGAAACAACTAAAGAGCTCGGCTGTAAAGCAACTTTTAGCCGTTGTATGTGAAGAGGGTGCTGAGCACGTCTGAAACCGAGCATGTCTGAATCTTTATAATACAGGATTTAAATTGAGATGAATTCCATATATCATGATGGATTATCCTTACTGCCTAAATTTAATGGCTGTCTAAATTTACGTGGAGGTGTTGAGACAACAGAAGCCATACTTACTGTATTTACCACTGCAGAGCCAACCAGTCACAGCGATGGTCAGGTGAAGATGTTTCCCAGAGCTCAGCGGCAGGAATTCAAATTCCTCTATCGCACCAACACACTTGTTCATCTTATAACCTGCAGagatatcaaataaaaaataaacagtgatAGAAATCACAAGGCACACCATAAAAACTCACATTTCTGGAGTTGCATTTGTTTCTCTCTGCACACAATCCAAAGTTCTTACCAGTCAGtccagctcctgctgctccaaaCAGAGAAGCCATGATTGCAATGCCCGTGGCTGAGCCCAGAGCAGCAGCCCCTCCAGCCCCCAGAACCGCTGTGGCCCCTGCTGCTACTAAGGGGGCTGCCAGCCCACCTGTCACACCTGGACCAGATAACAGCACAGAGAAACCCTGGACTAGTCAGTGATGGcaaaggtaaaaaataaaatgaagaaatcCTCATGATATGTTCTGAACACAGTGGGGATTTATTTATCAACTGATTGGTTTGTCAGCTGAAGTCCCTGCATTGACATGAGATAGGGTATGTTTACAATGTGGGTCCAAAGCTCTGAAAATCCACTGGAACAGACATAATCACCAATCACAGTTCCTCCTCCGACAGTGGCTAGTCCAATGAGAAGGTAGCGGCGCaactttctccctctttctctcctctgccGCCGAGAAGACTCCTCTCTAAAAGAACACAGCTgtatttgtcaaaatatttattgGCTCAAAAACCAAAAGTGTCAAGATTTCAGATTGAAAACACTGATCAGCTATTTAATCTCATAATAAGAGTATTTTATAAATCTGCTGCACTCTGTGCTGCTATTATCTAGTCAATAACTGACAAGACTCAGCTAAGACAGaaggacattcattcattttagaaGAACAGAGGTAAAATGTGATTCGTACGTTAACATCAATGTATTTACAGACTATTCCCAGTCTACCATCCACGACTTACTCACTCTCCTCTCCACCTTCCCCCAGCTTCTCCACCAGTGTTGCTTCAAACTCCTCTAGCTGCTGCGGTAAGACTCGCAGCAAGCAGCTGACATGACGGATGAGAACCCTCGCTCTGGCATCATACTGGCCTGAGAACATGACAGGCAATTAAAGTTACACAGCACTGGATGCGGGGAAGTTACACCAACTTAAGGTAGGCCCACATAAATTCATCAAAGAATTCTTACCATCTTTGACAGAGAAAGAAACCAGATCCTGTAACACAGAGAATTCCCAAGTTGATAGACATAacatatattaataaaatacaatCAGCACTGTCATAAAAGGATTGAATGGTTAAAATCTGTTAAAATGATCTTCATAGAATCATATTGTATTGAATAACACATGACTGTCCctatttaatcaaataaaatcatgtaTGAAGTTGTTAATAATTGTTTTGATCTGTAACCAACTCAGTTATGCTGTGGATCAATCTTATTATCAGTTCTTTATGCTGCAACTCTTACTTTTCTACTTTGCATATTTGACTTAATCTTCCCttaactcctttctgtgtcaaTTATGCATTTCTGCCTAGTATGTTAATTTGTAGCAGTAATGGGTTGTAGAACTTTTGAGGTTTATAGTAATTTTATCTAAACACCTGTATGAGTGGGGTGGCCCCAGCCAGCAGTGGTTCAGCCAGTAGGATGGAGAGGAACGTGTCAGAGCCCTCGAAGCCCAGACCTGACAGGAAAGCCCCCATGACTGGCATCACTGAATCATCCAGGTCCAGCCAGCGAACCAAGCCCTTCAGATATTGTTCCCTGAATGcactgaaaaacacagaacagCAGTCAGCCCGTTCTTCCATAAGTTATCCATGAGTGGAAGGCTTTCATAAGATGCCTAGGGGGACAATAGGATATTGGGCGGTGCAATTAACCAAAAATGTATGAACAGTAACACTACAGATGTAACACAACAGCATCAGGCCCAGATCTCCCAGTGCAGGGCAGGGCAAATGAGGCCTAAACTCCACATCCATACACAAATCCACCTCAACATTCCATCCGATCTTTCACAATTAACCAATCCTCTAAAATCTGTTTATTACTTTCTGGATAACCGCCAACAGGAAAGCCCACACCAATAAAAACATAACTCCTTGGAGCTCTTAATCCAAAGTTGTGTCGGAActctttgctgtgtttttgttgaaaaagTGTATAGTTGATAGTTAATCAAACTGATCAAAAGTGCATGTCTAATCGATCACCAGCCacttattcttttcttttcagcgaTAACACAGACGGACAGACGCAAACAGAACATGACGACATGTCTCACCTGTTCTCAGGTCCAGTGAACATCTGGCTCAGATGGACTCCACACAGCGCTGCGTAAGCAAAGCGGCCCTGTTCTGTGAGCCGTCTGCTGATGGAATCCTCTGGGCTCTGCTCACCGGGGCcgcctgctgctcctcctgggtCTGAGGCCACAGATGGACAGATATTTATTCTTATCCATAAGAAATGCATCATAAAAGGACACAAAACACATATATTAAAGCATTTATAGACAGTCTCCACACGTAAATCTCAAatagatgtttgtttttacatataTTGTTAATACTGAAACACTGACGTTACATTTACAAAGGCTAAATGCGTTGTTTTGCAGAGGAATACGACTCAAGTCGACCATTAATGTTAATATGGCCGATGAGAAACTTTGACGTGTCTTTCTTCTCGTAAACTTAGCTTAATGAAACTTACACAGAGCAGAATTCTGCAATTATGAAGTTGAACTGACCTGATTTGAAATGACAcggacatttaaaaatgtttgtaacACACGTTACGTTTCGACAGCCCTGTTGGCTAACTTTAAAGAAAGT is a genomic window of Antennarius striatus isolate MH-2024 chromosome 2, ASM4005453v1, whole genome shotgun sequence containing:
- the tmco4 gene encoding transmembrane and coiled-coil domain-containing protein 4, whose amino-acid sequence is MDEKQNNVDINFSPDPGGAAGGPGEQSPEDSISRRLTEQGRFAYAALCGVHLSQMFTGPENSAFREQYLKGLVRWLDLDDSVMPVMGAFLSGLGFEGSDTFLSILLAEPLLAGATPLIQDLVSFSVKDGQYDARARVLIRHVSCLLRVLPQQLEEFEATLVEKLGEGGEESEEESSRRQRRERGRKLRRYLLIGLATVGGGTVIGVTGGLAAPLVAAGATAVLGAGGAAALGSATGIAIMASLFGAAGAGLTGYKMNKCVGAIEEFEFLPLSSGKHLHLTIAVTGWLCSGKYSSFQAPWCSLGECGEQYCLAWESRFLRDLGSAMTSLLDGLVSIMAQEALKYTVLSGIVAALTWPASLLAAASVIDNPWCVCLNRSAEVGKHLAQVLRSRQQGKRPVSLIGFSLGARVIYYCLQELAKDQGSEGVVEDVVLLGAPVDGSEKAWEKMIRVVAGKLVNGYCRGDWLLGFLYRSSAAQLSVAGLQPINIQDRRIFNVDLSSVVNGHLDYMRQMDTILVAVGVPTREVPGASFALPQPITITRGTVDTSDYTPRKPQGMETHKQAEEEAEIRTEESGDEKDVAKTEEIGDGWEIPDISDLLDSINDSESGSPITDRNSSPVTHEEDATSESKASASTAPCDSVVQANPDNEHISWSWDDTHWTVEHTDTDSKTCKEHVAGPAASLL